A section of the Thermotoga caldifontis AZM44c09 genome encodes:
- a CDS encoding V-type ATP synthase subunit B, which translates to MPKEYTTVSRISGPLMLVEGVEGAKYGEVVEVKLANGEIRQGQVLEAHENAALVQMFTSTQDLSLKGMRVKFLGRVLEANLSPAILGRTFDGLGRPRDGGPQVVPEKRLDINGSPINPYARAYPSEFIQTGISAIDGMNTLVRGQKLPIFSGAGLPHAALAAQIARQARLLKEEEKFAVVFGAMGITFEEANFFIEDFKRTGAIERTVLFINLANDPVIERIATPRFALTAAEYLAFELDMHVLVILTDMTNYAEALREVSAARKEVPGRRGYPGYLYTDLATLYERAGRIKGRKGSITLIPILTMPEDDRTHPIPDLTGYITEGQIFLSRDLHRRGIYPPIDVLQSLSRLMRGGIGEGRTRKDHGDLSNQLYAAYSRGLEAKELAVVLGEAALTEEDILFLKFSQRFEEEFIKQGEYENRSIFETLEIGWRLLRMLPRSSLKRIRPEFIEEFLGKE; encoded by the coding sequence TTGCCTAAGGAATACACGACCGTTTCAAGGATCAGTGGCCCTCTCATGCTCGTTGAAGGTGTTGAAGGTGCGAAGTACGGTGAAGTGGTTGAGGTGAAACTCGCTAACGGCGAGATAAGGCAGGGACAGGTACTCGAAGCGCACGAGAACGCGGCGCTCGTTCAGATGTTCACGAGCACGCAGGACCTCTCGTTGAAAGGTATGCGCGTGAAGTTCCTCGGAAGGGTGCTCGAAGCGAACCTGTCTCCTGCGATACTGGGTAGGACCTTCGATGGCCTCGGAAGACCAAGGGACGGTGGACCACAGGTCGTACCAGAAAAGAGACTTGACATAAACGGAAGCCCGATAAATCCCTACGCACGCGCGTATCCATCCGAGTTCATCCAGACTGGAATCTCTGCCATAGACGGTATGAACACGCTGGTGAGGGGCCAGAAGCTGCCGATCTTCTCCGGCGCCGGCCTGCCCCACGCGGCACTCGCGGCACAGATCGCGAGACAGGCAAGACTGCTCAAGGAAGAGGAAAAGTTCGCCGTCGTTTTCGGCGCGATGGGTATCACCTTCGAAGAAGCGAACTTCTTCATAGAGGATTTCAAGAGAACCGGTGCCATAGAGAGAACCGTTTTGTTCATCAACCTCGCGAACGATCCGGTCATCGAAAGGATCGCCACACCGAGGTTCGCACTCACTGCGGCCGAGTATCTGGCGTTCGAACTGGACATGCACGTGCTCGTCATACTCACGGACATGACCAACTACGCTGAGGCGCTCAGAGAGGTATCCGCTGCAAGGAAAGAGGTGCCCGGCAGGCGTGGTTATCCTGGTTATCTCTACACCGACCTGGCGACGCTCTACGAGAGGGCGGGAAGGATCAAAGGCAGGAAAGGTTCCATAACCCTCATACCCATACTGACCATGCCCGAGGACGACAGAACGCACCCCATCCCGGACCTGACAGGCTACATAACGGAAGGTCAGATCTTCCTCAGCCGCGATCTGCACAGGAGGGGTATATATCCTCCCATCGACGTGTTGCAGTCCCTCTCGAGGCTCATGCGCGGTGGAATAGGAGAAGGTAGAACCAGGAAGGACCACGGAGATCTTTCGAACCAGCTCTACGCGGCTTACTCGAGGGGTCTGGAAGCGAAGGAACTCGCCGTCGTTCTCGGTGAAGCGGCACTGACGGAAGAGGACATTCTGTTCCTGAAGTTCTCCCAGCGATTCGAAGAGGAGTTCATCAAACAGGGAGAGTACGAGAACAGGAGCATATTCGAAACACTCGAGATAGGTTGGAGACTCCTGAGGATGTTGCCGAGATCGAGCCTGAAACGCATCAGACCGGAGTTCATCGAAGAGTTCCTCGGAAAGGAGTAA
- a CDS encoding V-type ATP synthase subunit D, translating into MPLRVNPNRMELLRLRKRLVLARRGHKLLEDKLEGLIQRFLQESKDYRAFRDEVEAQFLSFLALGTYARTRIREDSWHLISETSNGRTTLRERVEKRMNIPVNVLSVEEISLPVYSLVETPTVLDELVKRWRELLEKIVELANKERYLIALAMEIERTKRRVNALEYKLIPQLEETIKFISSKLEELERSNFFRLLRLKE; encoded by the coding sequence ATGCCTCTGAGGGTCAATCCAAACAGGATGGAACTCCTCAGACTGAGGAAGCGGCTCGTTCTTGCGCGCCGAGGTCACAAACTGCTCGAGGACAAGCTCGAAGGCTTGATACAGAGATTCCTGCAGGAATCGAAGGATTACAGAGCGTTCAGAGACGAAGTGGAAGCTCAGTTTCTGAGCTTCCTCGCCCTGGGAACTTATGCGAGAACGAGGATCAGGGAAGATTCCTGGCATCTGATTTCAGAAACTTCGAACGGCAGAACCACTCTCAGAGAACGCGTTGAGAAGAGGATGAACATTCCCGTCAACGTGCTGTCCGTGGAAGAAATTTCCTTACCAGTTTACAGCCTCGTCGAAACACCGACGGTGCTGGACGAGCTGGTGAAAAGGTGGAGAGAACTGCTCGAGAAAATCGTGGAACTTGCCAACAAAGAACGCTACCTGATCGCTTTGGCGATGGAGATCGAAAGAACCAAAAGGAGGGTCAACGCGCTCGAGTACAAACTCATACCGCAGCTCGAAGAGACGATCAAATTCATCAGCTCGAAACTCGAAGAACTCGAGAGGAGCAACTTCTTCAGATTGCTGAGATTGAAGGAATGA
- a CDS encoding radical SAM protein yields the protein MGRRLVGFDPVERSKMVERIVMKNGARSYYRFRYSLHYNGIVTADAVGCNLLCAYCWNYRRNEHPEATEFYDPEQAAEKLLSIAKRNKCKLFRISGAEPILGEESTVHVAKLIDLVGGTFILETNGIMLGYEPGLVDRLKDLNVLVRVNVKGWDEESFEKVTGADGRFFEYQLEALRRLDGKVRYWVAVMYEIFKEEGIERLKKMLPVRCRIEVEYLNAYPFVVENLKKRGFSVQQ from the coding sequence TTGGGGCGACGTCTCGTGGGTTTCGATCCTGTCGAGAGATCGAAGATGGTGGAAAGGATCGTCATGAAGAACGGCGCGAGGAGTTATTATCGTTTTCGTTACTCTCTCCACTACAATGGCATCGTCACTGCGGATGCTGTGGGATGCAACTTGCTGTGTGCGTATTGCTGGAATTATAGAAGGAATGAACATCCTGAGGCGACTGAATTCTACGATCCAGAGCAAGCTGCGGAAAAGCTTTTGTCTATCGCAAAACGAAACAAGTGCAAGCTTTTTCGTATCAGTGGTGCAGAACCTATACTTGGAGAAGAATCCACCGTGCACGTTGCAAAGCTGATCGATCTGGTTGGAGGCACGTTCATTCTTGAAACCAACGGTATCATGCTCGGTTATGAACCTGGTTTGGTGGACCGTCTCAAAGATCTGAACGTGCTCGTCCGTGTGAACGTGAAGGGCTGGGATGAGGAGAGTTTCGAAAAGGTCACCGGAGCGGATGGAAGGTTTTTCGAATACCAGCTCGAGGCTCTGCGCCGTCTGGATGGCAAAGTGAGGTACTGGGTGGCGGTCATGTACGAAATCTTCAAAGAAGAGGGCATCGAGAGGCTAAAGAAAATGCTGCCTGTCAGGTGCAGGATCGAGGTGGAGTATCTGAACGCCTATCCGTTCGTCGTCGAAAATCTGAAGAAGAGGGGTTTCAGCGTTCAACAATAA
- a CDS encoding methyl-accepting chemotaxis protein, whose amino-acid sequence MKLSLKALGIFFVVAIAAVSMVPLVLVASKANSRVVNDVAQQMYLNTLDGALNVLKEYVKTEYGTLRLVNNTLVDKDGKPIRDRFEVVDKISQQMNIAATIFQREGDDFLGVSTSIRKDDGSRAVGTFLGKDSAAYKPLMQKQRYVGAAKILGKDYATAYEPVLDEYGNIIGVLFVGVPKAKIDEIISKDNQAFLRNISVTAGTALVVAIVFGYMFVNVVLIKAMNRFSEIMNRIKDGDLAVQIEYKFNSKEFSQLAETVERMKRGLAGLVMNISKVSNTVSEKSQDLASVSEELSASSEELASQMEEVNRSAQNASASIEEVTSGIEEVAASAQNVSKAAQMLSERSSQVNAAAKEGEKAIKNIVEMIKQAKDKVEQTALVVSELSQQAKNIGQILQTINSIAEQTNLLALNAAIEAARAGEAGRGFAVVADEIRKLAEESKRATDRIGQILGQISQGAMKADGATKEVVGVVEGISKDAEGVEGQFRKIAEQIDGMVSQIESLAASAEEQSAAAEEMSSAMDAATKSISMIAHQIEEMAKAVKEQANASQSVSSLSEEMSSIAESLVEQVRKFKI is encoded by the coding sequence GTGAAGCTGTCGCTCAAGGCTTTGGGAATCTTTTTTGTTGTAGCCATCGCTGCTGTTTCGATGGTTCCACTCGTTCTGGTTGCTTCAAAGGCGAATTCCAGAGTTGTAAATGACGTCGCCCAACAGATGTATCTGAACACGCTCGATGGTGCGCTGAACGTTCTGAAAGAGTACGTGAAAACGGAGTACGGGACTTTGAGGCTCGTGAACAACACGCTGGTGGACAAGGATGGAAAACCCATCAGAGACAGGTTCGAGGTTGTGGACAAGATCAGTCAGCAGATGAACATCGCGGCAACGATCTTTCAGAGAGAAGGAGACGATTTTCTCGGAGTCTCGACTTCGATCCGCAAGGACGATGGCAGCAGAGCCGTTGGAACGTTCCTTGGAAAAGACAGTGCCGCGTACAAGCCTTTGATGCAAAAACAGCGCTACGTGGGTGCAGCAAAGATACTCGGCAAAGACTACGCCACAGCGTACGAACCTGTACTTGACGAGTATGGGAACATCATCGGAGTGCTGTTCGTGGGTGTGCCGAAGGCGAAGATCGACGAGATCATCTCGAAGGACAACCAGGCCTTCTTGCGCAACATTTCGGTAACCGCTGGAACAGCGCTCGTTGTGGCCATCGTGTTTGGATACATGTTCGTCAACGTGGTGCTCATAAAGGCGATGAACAGATTTTCCGAAATCATGAACAGGATCAAGGACGGTGATCTTGCAGTCCAGATTGAATACAAATTCAACAGCAAAGAATTCTCACAGCTCGCAGAAACCGTGGAGCGAATGAAGCGTGGACTTGCTGGTTTAGTGATGAACATCAGCAAGGTATCGAACACGGTCTCCGAAAAGAGCCAGGATCTCGCTTCGGTCTCAGAGGAACTGAGCGCCTCATCAGAAGAGCTTGCATCGCAGATGGAAGAAGTCAACAGATCTGCCCAGAACGCGTCCGCTTCGATAGAAGAAGTCACAAGCGGCATAGAAGAAGTTGCAGCCAGTGCACAGAACGTATCCAAAGCTGCCCAGATGCTTTCTGAAAGATCCAGCCAGGTGAACGCTGCTGCGAAGGAAGGAGAGAAGGCCATAAAGAACATAGTGGAGATGATAAAACAAGCGAAAGACAAAGTGGAACAGACGGCTTTAGTAGTGAGCGAGCTGAGCCAGCAGGCCAAGAACATAGGTCAGATACTTCAGACGATCAACTCCATAGCAGAGCAGACGAACCTTTTGGCGCTGAACGCGGCGATAGAGGCAGCGAGGGCGGGAGAAGCAGGCAGAGGTTTTGCGGTGGTTGCGGACGAGATAAGGAAGCTTGCAGAAGAGAGCAAGAGAGCGACGGACCGGATAGGACAGATACTGGGTCAGATAAGTCAGGGTGCGATGAAGGCGGATGGGGCGACGAAGGAAGTTGTGGGAGTGGTTGAAGGGATAAGCAAAGATGCAGAAGGGGTGGAGGGTCAGTTCAGGAAGATAGCGGAGCAGATAGACGGTATGGTGAGTCAGATAGAGAGTCTGGCTGCGAGTGCAGAGGAGCAGAGTGCGGCGGCTGAAGAGATGAGCAGTGCGATGGACGCAGCGACGAAGTCGATCAGCATGATAGCTCATCAGATAGAAGAGATGGCGAAGGCGGTGAAAGAGCAGGCGAACGCGAGTCAGAGTGTGAGCAGTCTGTCTGAAGAGATGTCTTCGATCGCGGAAAGTTTGGTAGAGCAGGTGAGAAAGTTCAAAATCTGA
- a CDS encoding ABC transporter ATP-binding protein: protein MLEVRGVQVSYGAIRALKGISFRVEKGTIVTLIGSNGAGKTTTLKAICGLVKVKSGQILLNGMDITNKPTHEIIANKVAMVPEGRKIFPNLTVYENLLAGAFLRKDKEGIKHDLEWVFSLFPRLQERLNQKGGTLSGGEQQMLAIGRALMSRPDLLMLDEPSLGLAPILVDELFEIIKRIHDEGKTILLVEQNAYAALSIADYAYVLETGSIALEGRGRDLLNNEQVRRAYLGG from the coding sequence ATGCTCGAGGTTAGGGGTGTTCAAGTCAGTTATGGAGCCATAAGAGCTCTAAAAGGTATCTCGTTCAGGGTAGAGAAAGGCACGATCGTCACTCTCATTGGTTCCAACGGTGCAGGAAAAACCACAACGTTGAAGGCCATATGTGGCCTTGTTAAGGTGAAATCAGGACAGATTCTACTGAACGGCATGGACATTACAAACAAACCCACCCATGAGATAATCGCGAATAAAGTTGCCATGGTTCCTGAGGGAAGGAAAATTTTTCCGAACCTCACGGTGTATGAAAATCTGTTGGCTGGAGCATTTTTGCGAAAGGATAAAGAAGGAATAAAGCATGATTTGGAATGGGTATTTTCATTGTTTCCAAGATTGCAGGAAAGACTAAATCAAAAGGGTGGAACCCTTTCTGGTGGTGAGCAACAAATGCTCGCCATAGGGAGGGCGTTAATGAGTAGACCAGACCTTCTCATGCTTGACGAACCTTCCCTAGGGCTGGCTCCCATCCTGGTAGATGAGTTGTTTGAAATCATCAAGAGAATCCACGACGAAGGTAAAACGATACTGTTGGTCGAGCAGAATGCTTACGCCGCGTTGAGCATTGCAGATTATGCGTACGTGCTCGAAACTGGCAGTATAGCTCTGGAAGGTAGAGGAAGGGATCTTTTGAACAACGAACAGGTGCGCAGGGCGTATCTTGGTGGTTGA
- a CDS encoding ABC transporter ATP-binding protein codes for MLKLEKVTKRFGGLIAVNDVSMELFEGELVGLIGPNGAGKTTIFNLVTGFLRPDSGRIYFQGQDITGKKPHEITALGIARTFQNIKLFYRMSVLDNVRVACHLRLRSNVFSAVLGLSEYSAQERQMTHESLRLLEAVGLLDLKDEKASALPYGHQRKLEIARALATKPRLLLLDEPAAGMNPEETSELMQFIKRIRKEFDLTILLIEHDMKVVMGICERIIVLDHGSVIAVGTPEEVRNNPDVIRAYLGSGAYARG; via the coding sequence ATGCTCAAGCTTGAGAAAGTGACAAAACGTTTCGGTGGCCTGATAGCTGTGAACGACGTTTCGATGGAGCTTTTCGAAGGTGAGCTTGTAGGGCTGATAGGTCCGAACGGCGCCGGTAAGACCACCATATTCAATCTCGTCACGGGATTTCTTCGTCCAGACTCTGGCAGGATATACTTCCAGGGACAGGATATCACCGGGAAGAAACCTCATGAAATAACCGCACTAGGCATAGCACGCACTTTTCAGAACATAAAGCTTTTCTACAGAATGAGCGTTTTGGATAATGTGCGCGTTGCTTGCCATTTAAGGTTGAGATCGAACGTGTTTTCGGCAGTTCTCGGGTTGTCAGAATACAGTGCTCAAGAAAGGCAGATGACTCATGAATCTCTCAGATTACTCGAAGCAGTGGGATTACTGGATTTAAAAGATGAAAAAGCGAGCGCATTACCTTACGGGCATCAAAGGAAACTCGAAATCGCAAGAGCTCTGGCGACAAAGCCAAGGTTGCTCTTACTTGACGAACCCGCGGCAGGCATGAATCCGGAGGAAACATCCGAACTGATGCAGTTCATAAAGCGTATAAGAAAAGAGTTCGATCTCACGATTCTTTTGATAGAGCACGACATGAAGGTTGTGATGGGGATTTGCGAGAGAATAATTGTTCTTGATCATGGCTCAGTCATTGCTGTTGGGACGCCCGAAGAGGTACGAAACAACCCCGACGTGATTAGAGCCTACCTGGGGAGTGGTGCCTATGCTCGAGGTTAG
- a CDS encoding branched-chain amino acid ABC transporter permease translates to MKKKYSYLLTIASLLVFFLFIHYAQTHFDAYVLRIMNVAAIYVILGVSLNLINGFTGQFSLGHAGFMAIGAYTSALLYMSPELKAVNFFMKPLIWPLNQIQIPFFPALLIGGVLAGLMGFLVGAPCLRVKGDYLAIVTYGFSEIIRVLFNNLQSVTNGPLGLKGLPTYTNLWWSWGWAIFTVFFIKRLVESSYGRALKAIRDDEEAAEAMGINLFFHKTLAFTVGAFFAGIAGGLLGSLVMTIDPNAFNIMLTFQIVLIVLLGGLGNITGTVITAVLITVLMEWLRIVESPMKIFGLRIQGIPGMRMLIFSVVLMIAVLFFRHGILGDREFSWEAVGRFLKRFSSSSKGEDQK, encoded by the coding sequence ATGAAGAAGAAATACTCGTATTTACTTACCATCGCTTCTTTACTGGTCTTCTTCCTCTTTATACATTATGCGCAAACACATTTCGACGCGTACGTGCTGAGAATCATGAACGTTGCGGCGATCTACGTGATACTCGGAGTGAGTTTGAACCTGATAAACGGGTTCACGGGACAGTTCTCGCTTGGGCACGCGGGGTTCATGGCGATAGGAGCATACACGTCAGCTTTGCTGTACATGTCGCCAGAATTGAAGGCGGTGAATTTCTTCATGAAGCCTCTCATATGGCCACTCAACCAGATTCAGATACCATTCTTCCCGGCGCTACTCATAGGGGGAGTTCTGGCTGGCTTGATGGGCTTTCTCGTCGGTGCACCGTGCTTGCGCGTGAAGGGAGACTATCTGGCCATAGTGACCTACGGTTTTTCAGAGATAATACGCGTGCTCTTCAACAACCTTCAAAGTGTGACGAACGGTCCATTGGGGTTGAAAGGTTTACCGACTTATACCAATCTGTGGTGGAGTTGGGGGTGGGCGATCTTCACGGTGTTTTTTATTAAAAGGCTCGTAGAGTCAAGCTATGGCCGAGCACTCAAGGCGATCCGTGACGACGAGGAAGCGGCAGAGGCGATGGGGATCAACCTGTTCTTCCACAAAACGCTCGCTTTTACTGTTGGCGCATTCTTCGCGGGAATCGCTGGCGGTTTGCTTGGCAGCTTAGTCATGACGATCGATCCGAACGCGTTCAACATAATGCTCACCTTCCAGATCGTGCTGATAGTTCTGCTCGGTGGCCTGGGGAACATCACAGGAACGGTGATAACAGCCGTGCTCATAACTGTTCTCATGGAGTGGCTGAGGATCGTTGAATCTCCGATGAAGATATTTGGATTGAGAATTCAGGGAATCCCGGGTATGAGGATGCTCATATTCTCAGTAGTATTGATGATCGCAGTTTTGTTCTTCAGACACGGTATTTTGGGTGACAGGGAGTTCAGCTGGGAGGCGGTTGGAAGATTCCTCAAACGCTTTTCTTCCTCCTCAAAGGGAGAGGATCAGAAATGA
- a CDS encoding branched-chain amino acid ABC transporter permease — MDWTMFLQHLANGIALGFVFGLVAIGYTLVYGVVKLVNFAHGDIFMMATFFVYYGIVLFSFPWWLAFLIGIFLTALLGILVEKVAYKPLRNAPRISSLCSAIGMSFFLENFAVVFFGGRQKAFYRPEVLNKTLIVGGVRMQMVTVVTILVCVGVLFFLNFLVYRTKMGLAMRALAYDFDTAKLMGIHVDRTITFTFALGSSLAAISAIFWALRYPQIWPFMGVFPGWRAFTAAIIGGVGSIKGALVGGFLIGMISVLLVAFLPDVAGYRDAFIFVILVLMLLFKPTGLFGEA, encoded by the coding sequence ATGGACTGGACCATGTTTCTGCAGCACTTAGCGAATGGAATAGCCCTGGGCTTTGTATTCGGATTGGTCGCGATTGGCTACACCTTAGTCTACGGTGTCGTAAAACTCGTGAACTTCGCCCATGGCGACATCTTTATGATGGCAACTTTCTTCGTTTACTACGGTATTGTTCTGTTCTCTTTCCCCTGGTGGCTTGCATTCTTGATCGGTATTTTTCTGACGGCCCTGTTAGGAATTCTGGTAGAAAAAGTCGCTTACAAACCTTTGAGAAACGCACCGAGAATCTCGTCGCTGTGCTCTGCGATCGGTATGTCATTTTTCTTAGAAAATTTCGCGGTTGTTTTCTTTGGAGGGAGACAGAAAGCTTTCTACCGACCTGAGGTTTTGAATAAAACACTCATTGTGGGCGGGGTACGCATGCAGATGGTGACGGTGGTCACGATACTGGTTTGTGTTGGGGTTCTGTTTTTTTTGAATTTCTTGGTTTACAGGACCAAGATGGGTTTGGCGATGAGAGCGCTTGCGTACGATTTCGACACAGCAAAACTGATGGGCATACATGTTGACAGAACAATAACTTTCACCTTCGCACTTGGTTCAAGTCTGGCTGCGATCAGCGCTATTTTCTGGGCTCTTAGGTATCCACAGATTTGGCCCTTCATGGGCGTTTTTCCTGGCTGGAGGGCGTTCACGGCTGCAATTATAGGAGGAGTAGGTAGTATAAAAGGAGCACTCGTTGGAGGATTTTTGATAGGAATGATATCCGTGTTACTTGTAGCTTTTCTACCAGATGTTGCAGGATACAGAGACGCGTTCATATTCGTCATCTTAGTGTTGATGTTGCTCTTTAAACCTACGGGCTTATTCGGGGAAGCCTGA
- a CDS encoding ABC transporter substrate-binding protein, producing MRWSVLAFLIMVALAFAAEPIVIGVFEPMTGPYAAGGQMTMEGIYLAHEQVKEVLGRPIELVLVDNKSDKVEAANAVARLIEYHKAVAIIGSYGSAVAIPGSEVANKLGVPMVGCSPTNPLVTLGKPYVFRVCFIDPFQGTVMAQFAVEKLKAKTAVVIQDIASDYSVGLSYYFQEAFKKLTNNKKSILGVISYQTGDQDFTAQLTFAASKNPDVIFVPAAAYGEAALIIKQARELGMNQIFLGGDTWEAPEFLEVGGKAVEGCYFSTHFDTEAIVTPRAAEFIKAFREKYGKDPSAFAALGYDAYMLVVDAIRRAGSADPKAIRDALAATKNFEGATGYITLDQNGDAIKDAVIRVVKDGKFVYVTTVRPSE from the coding sequence ATGCGGTGGTCAGTACTGGCATTTTTGATCATGGTAGCACTGGCGTTTGCGGCTGAGCCCATCGTGATAGGCGTGTTCGAACCCATGACAGGTCCCTACGCAGCAGGCGGTCAGATGACGATGGAGGGTATCTATCTTGCGCACGAACAGGTCAAAGAAGTCCTTGGCAGACCTATCGAACTTGTGCTCGTTGACAACAAGAGTGACAAAGTTGAGGCAGCCAATGCGGTTGCCAGGTTGATCGAATACCACAAAGCTGTTGCTATCATTGGTAGTTATGGGAGCGCTGTTGCCATTCCGGGAAGTGAAGTTGCCAACAAACTTGGTGTGCCCATGGTCGGTTGTTCACCAACAAATCCACTGGTCACCCTTGGAAAGCCTTATGTTTTCAGAGTTTGCTTCATAGATCCATTCCAGGGGACCGTGATGGCGCAGTTTGCAGTTGAAAAGCTCAAGGCGAAGACAGCTGTCGTTATACAGGACATTGCCTCCGACTATTCTGTTGGATTGTCGTATTACTTCCAGGAAGCCTTCAAAAAGCTCACGAACAACAAGAAATCTATTCTCGGAGTGATTTCGTACCAAACCGGAGATCAAGACTTCACAGCCCAGCTCACGTTCGCTGCGAGCAAGAACCCAGATGTCATCTTTGTACCGGCAGCAGCTTATGGGGAAGCGGCACTGATAATCAAGCAGGCGCGGGAACTCGGAATGAACCAGATCTTCCTTGGTGGTGATACGTGGGAAGCACCTGAATTTCTCGAAGTTGGCGGAAAAGCAGTTGAAGGATGCTACTTCAGCACGCATTTCGATACCGAGGCAATCGTTACACCCAGAGCAGCTGAATTCATAAAAGCCTTCAGAGAAAAGTACGGCAAAGATCCGAGCGCATTTGCTGCCCTCGGTTACGATGCGTACATGCTCGTAGTAGATGCCATCAGAAGGGCTGGATCGGCAGATCCTAAGGCTATAAGAGACGCGCTTGCAGCGACGAAGAATTTCGAAGGCGCGACGGGTTACATAACCTTGGACCAGAACGGTGATGCCATCAAAGATGCTGTGATAAGGGTTGTGAAAGACGGCAAGTTTGTGTACGTCACGACGGTCAGACCTTCCGAGTGA
- a CDS encoding DUF2804 domain-containing protein, giving the protein MKISGEITQNVDLCVGWGRLNPNALGWSRRPLIRANLKGHFLRKKKWNYWAVANRNCLFSITVCNLDYLGTVFAYFLDFNSKDFVEESITTPFGKGCSLPQTPYESVSFESKKVRVKFEADRGKVIISTTVPHTRLGRIDAQIKVYWADHESLTVVVPWSWRRFQLTTKCVGLPAEGTLLVGNRIYEFNVSDSFATLDFGRGVWKYRTSWNWASFSTTVKDRVVGVNLGGKWTDGTGTNENAVFVDGKLHKLNSDVVFEYDRKDLFKPWHIYTKSSDEIELEFHPFFERISKSNFVLISSEMHQMIGKFKGFVRDTDRNLYIIEDAIGWAEDHKARW; this is encoded by the coding sequence ATGAAAATAAGCGGGGAGATAACGCAGAACGTTGATCTTTGCGTTGGCTGGGGACGGCTCAATCCCAATGCACTCGGCTGGAGCAGAAGGCCACTGATTCGAGCGAACCTGAAGGGTCACTTTCTCAGAAAAAAGAAATGGAACTACTGGGCCGTGGCGAACAGGAACTGTCTTTTCTCGATCACGGTGTGCAATTTGGATTATCTGGGCACGGTGTTCGCCTACTTTCTCGATTTCAACAGTAAAGATTTTGTCGAAGAATCCATCACGACGCCTTTTGGAAAAGGTTGTTCCCTGCCACAGACGCCGTACGAAAGTGTGTCGTTCGAATCGAAGAAGGTGCGTGTGAAGTTTGAGGCCGATCGAGGGAAAGTGATTATAAGCACCACAGTTCCACACACGCGTTTGGGTCGAATCGACGCACAAATAAAGGTTTACTGGGCTGACCACGAATCTTTAACGGTGGTCGTACCGTGGTCCTGGCGAAGGTTTCAACTGACCACCAAATGTGTCGGATTGCCGGCCGAAGGTACATTGCTGGTTGGAAACAGAATTTATGAATTCAACGTGAGCGATTCTTTTGCAACGCTCGATTTTGGGAGAGGTGTCTGGAAATACAGAACTTCCTGGAACTGGGCGAGTTTTTCCACCACGGTGAAGGATCGTGTTGTAGGCGTGAACCTCGGCGGAAAATGGACGGACGGAACCGGCACGAACGAGAATGCGGTTTTCGTGGATGGGAAGTTGCACAAGCTGAACAGCGACGTCGTTTTTGAGTACGACAGGAAAGATCTGTTCAAACCCTGGCACATATACACGAAGTCCAGCGATGAAATAGAGCTGGAATTCCATCCATTCTTCGAAAGGATCTCTAAGAGCAACTTCGTGCTGATCTCTTCGGAGATGCACCAGATGATAGGTAAGTTCAAAGGTTTCGTCAGGGACACGGATCGTAACCTCTACATCATCGAAGATGCCATCGGTTGGGCGGAGGACCACAAGGCGCGCTGGTGA